One stretch of bacterium DNA includes these proteins:
- a CDS encoding response regulator: MEKITVKPKKILVVDDDRNVLFLISELLSRDNYEVIQASDGLAALNQIRQLLPELAVLDVMMPGLDGFELCRRIKNDPLTMGIKVIMVTAKTSGKDIETGLLAGADHYITKPFKMAELSDKIRELIG; encoded by the coding sequence ATGGAAAAAATTACCGTGAAGCCCAAAAAAATATTAGTGGTTGATGACGACCGCAATGTGCTGTTTTTGATCTCCGAACTTTTATCCCGGGATAACTATGAGGTCATTCAGGCTTCGGACGGACTGGCCGCTTTGAACCAGATCCGCCAACTGCTGCCAGAGCTGGCGGTGCTGGATGTGATGATGCCCGGCCTGGATGGGTTTGAACTCTGCCGCCGGATAAAAAATGATCCGCTGACCATGGGCATAAAAGTGATAATGGTCACCGCCAAAACATCCGGCAAGGACATCGAGACCGGGCTTTTGGCCGGAGCCGACCATTACATCACCAAGCCGTTCAAGATGGCGGAACTTTCCGATAAAATAAGAGAACTGATCGGCTGA